A window of the Gossypium hirsutum isolate 1008001.06 chromosome A05, Gossypium_hirsutum_v2.1, whole genome shotgun sequence genome harbors these coding sequences:
- the LOC107943927 gene encoding cytochrome c oxidase subunit 6b-1 produces the protein MAEAQTETPPSLSEQYSLKEKAEKSDVATKAADAEEVENSANTSSKEVVTEEVETPAPLVESTEVPPAVAEENTEANPVAENSVEDAQVAVEESNERTEESSGDAEETPEIKLETAPADFRFPTTNQTRHCFTRYIEYHRCVAAKGEDASECDKFAKYYRALCPGEWIDRWNEQRENGTFPGPL, from the exons CAATATTCACTGAAGGAAAAAGCGGAGAAATCAGATGTGGCTACAAAAGCAGCTGATGCAGAAGAGGTCGAAAATTCAGCTAATACTTCTTCCAAGGAAGTGGTGACCGAGGAAGTCGAGACTCCTGCTCCTCTTGTGGAAAGTACTGAGGTTCCTCCTGCTGTTGCTGAAGAAAACACCGAAGCCAATCCTGTTGCTGAGAACAGTGTTGAAGATGCTCAAGTTGCTGTGGAAGAAAGTAATGAACGTACCGAAGAGAGCTCAGGTGATGCTGAAGAAACACCGGAGATAAAG CTTGAGACTGCTCCTGCAGATTTTCGCTTCCCAACTACAAACCAAACAAGGCATTGCTTCACTCGATATATTGAGTACCATCG TTGTGTAGCTGCAAAAGGAGAAGATGCTTCAGAGTGTGATAAATTTGCCAAGTACTATCGTGCCCTATGTCCGGGAGAATGG ATAGATCGATGGAACGAGCAAAGGGAGAACGGTACTTTTCCAGGTCCTCTGTAA